The following are encoded in a window of Naumovozyma castellii chromosome 10, complete genome genomic DNA:
- the BOS1 gene encoding Bos1p (ancestral locus Anc_8.6) yields the protein MNAIYNHAVKQKTQLQRDLITFENENLTAPISLQGAISATLVSFEKSITQLDQFLKTHANGNGEDDVKVEKFNNKLATLRADLHDFTTKFKELKANYNQSNARTQLFSSQSTANPFVEDSTMNKRIIHNDNDINDRSFSNRSQQQSALPLYNGLQKEQSIFERGNAQLDMILEMGYQSFDDIVHQNKILDSVQDRMSNSLRTLGVSDETIHNINKRVFTDKVIFYTLLFLLFLSMYLLLKYLR from the exons ATG AACGCTATATACAACCATGCAGTGAAGCAGAAGACTCAACTCCAAAGGGACCTAATCACTTTTGAAAACGAGAACTTGACCGCCCCTATCTCGTTACAAGGTGCCATCTCAGCAACATTAGTATCTTTTGAGAAATCCATTACGCAATTGGACCAATTTTTAAAGACTCATGCCAATGGTAATGGGGAAGACGACGTCaaagtggaaaaatttaataataaattggCTACATTGAGGGCAGATCTACATGATTTTACAACAAAATTTAAGGAATTAAAGGCGAATTATAATCAATCAAATGCAAGAACTCAGTTGTTTAGCTCACAATCAACGGCAAATCCATTCGTGGAGGATTCTACCATGAATAAGAGAATAATACATAACGACAACGATATTAATGATCGTTCGTTTTCCAATAGATCCCAACAACAGAGTGCGTTGCCACTGTATAATGGACTTCAAAAGGAACAGtctatttttgaaagaggGAATGCTCAACTAGATATGATTTTGGAGATGGGGTATCAATCATTTGATGATATAGttcatcaaaataaaattctGGATTCTGTTCAAGATAGAATGTCTAATAGTTTAAGGACATTGGGTGTGTCAGATGAAACTATTCATAATATAAACAAGAGAGTATTCACGGATAAAGTCATATTTTATactttattattcttattattcttatccATGTATCTGTTACTTAAGTATCTTAGATAA
- the NCAS0J00210 gene encoding uncharacterized protein (ancestral locus Anc_8.2), with protein sequence MRLSQTLIAFFLFVSTIIAHPLTTEGEDEDAKKLEQAFSLPDLVKLKDNSVPSHWQLSDSTKLNEGRVILTPQVNSKGSLWLKNAYPLKDAFTIEWTFRSVGFVGKSPLNGLAFWFINEKGLKDDHNLFNGPSKFDGLNFVVDSNGPTGPSIRAQLNDGSASFTNEIVYDQSFAYCLFGYQDSSVPSTIRLTYDRSDDNLLKLQVDNRVCFQTRKIQLPESKYKIGVSATVGKDLESFEILKMNLYNGVIHDSLIPNVNAMGQPRFVTKMIDTKTGKEKLVDKETKNMLEDKVTNYEIMKKLNRVEGKVLANDISGLEEQLNQIIKLQSDLIKYMEQFSSTVNSQLKVSGGGETGKETSSEQFKDLLNFNENVKKMLDETERLREQNKNVNLQGPHIDDIVARLAVWLVPLFLIVAVVAYYTFKIRQEIVKTKLL encoded by the coding sequence ATGCGATTGTCTCAAACTTTGATAGCgttttttctctttgtttCCACTATAATTGCACATCCTTTAACCACGGAAGGGGAGGACGAAGATGCTaagaaattggaacaaGCATTTTCATTACCTGATCTCGTCAAGCTAAAGGATAACAGTGTCCCCTCTCATTGGCAGCTCAGTGATTCGACCAAATTGAACGAAGGTAGAGTGATTCTAACTCCACAAGTCAACTCCAAAGGTTCTCTCTGGTTGAAAAATGCATACCCATTGAAAGATGCTTTTACGATCGAATGGACTTTCAGATCAGTTGGCTTTGTCGGTAAATCTCCCTTAAATGGTCTTGCATTTTGGTTTATTAACGAAAAGGGCCTCAAAGATGAtcataatttatttaatggtCCATCTAAATTTGATGGGTTAAATTTCGTAGTGGATTCCAATGGTCCAACGGGTCCCTCTATTAGAgctcaattgaatgatggATCGGCATCCTTCACTAATGAAATTGTTTATGATCAATCATTTGCTTattgtttatttggatATCAGGATTCCTCAGTACCTTCCACTATAAGATTAACTTATGATAGATCCgatgataatttattgaaattacaagTGGATAATAGAGTTTGTTTCCAAACCAGAAAGATTCAATTACCTGAATCGAAATATAAGATTGGTGTTTCTGCCACTGTGGGGAAAGATTTAGAATCCTTTGAAATTCtaaagatgaatttgtATAATGGTGTTATTCATGATTCTTTAATCCCCAATGTTAATGCTATGGGTCAACCTAGATTTGTGACCAAGATGATAGATACCAAGACCGGGAAGGAAAAACTTGTAGATAAGGAGACTAAGAATATGCTGGAGGATAAAGTTACCAACTATGAGATTATGAAAAAGTTGAATCGTGTAGAGGGTAAAGTGTTGGCTAATGATATCAGTGGGCTGgaagaacaattgaatcaaattattaagttGCAAAGTGATTTAATCAAATATATGGAACAATTTTCCTCTACAGTCAACTCACAATTGAAAGTTTCAGGAGGTGGTGAAACGGGGAAGGAAACTTCGAGCgaacaatttaaagatttattaaattttaatgaaaacgTTAAAAAGATGCTGGATGAGACGGAAAGATTGAGAGAGCAGAATAAGAATGTCAATTTACAAGGCCCTCacattgatgatattgtAGCGCGACTAGCCGTGTGGCTAGTGCCActatttttaattgttgCCGTAGTAGCCTATTACACTTTCAAGATCAGACAAGAGATTGTGAAGACGAAATTGTTGTAG
- the NCAS0J00190 gene encoding uncharacterized protein (ancestral locus Anc_8.0): MVQAKQWVMKAAPIPGKPFNFNFKDDKATFKLIEKELSEKDLSDGDLLVQTCYLSNDPAQKFWIATVDKNYSAGVSPGEIIPARGIGKVIASKNAGYQVGDYISTYTGWTTHVVITKTKLDEGFSSKISKDKVGELWWYLSVFGGTALTAYFIFYKYAELQEREEDYGKVFLISGAAGAVGNVCIQLAVHAFKASKVIAIAGGAEKVKYVESFGKNVVGVDYKDPNFKENLMKAAGGVNTVDYFIDNVGGEILDLGVNLLKQKAMLLACGSISGYNDSSKLVFKNYVSVITKRLTIKGLLLTDNLSEFPQGMAKLQELVQKGSLDVATSATLKDATGDKFQEVPLIWDGLFKGTNKGKLITKVCDCC; encoded by the coding sequence ATGGTTCAAGCTAAACAATGGGTAATGAAAGCCGCCCCAATCCCTGGGAAGccattcaatttcaacttTAAGGATGACAAGGCTACATTCAAACTAATTGAGAAGGAATTATCTGAGAAGGATCTATCTGACGGGGATCTACTAGTGCAAACCTGCTATTTGTCCAATGATCCTGCACAGAAATTTTGGATTGCCACAGTGGATAAGAATTACTCTGCTGGTGTTTCTCCAGGTGAAATTATTCCTGCAAGAGGGATTGGAAAAGTAATTGCGTCGAAGAATGCCGGGTACCAAGTTGGTGACTACATTAGTACATACACTGGATGGACTACACATGTCGTCATCACGAAGACCAAATTGGACGAAGGATTCTCATCCAAGATTTCCAAAGATAAAGTAGGGGAATTATGGTGGTATCTTTCTGTGTTTGGTGGTACTGCATTGACCgcttattttattttttataaGTATGCAGAATTGCAAGAAAGAGAGGAGGATTATGGTAAAGTGTTTTTAATCTCCGGTGCTGCTGGAGCCGTGGGTAATGTATGTATTCAATTAGCAGTTCACGCATTCAAGGCTTCTAAAGTTATTGCCATTGCTGGTGGTGCCGAAAAGGTTAAATATGTGGAATCCTTTGGTAAGAATGTTGTTGGTGTAGATTACAAGGACCCCAATTTCAaggaaaatttaatgaaagcAGCTGGTGGAGTCAATACTGTTGATTATTTCATTGACAATGTTGGTGGTGAGATTCTTGATTTGGGTGTCAATTTATTGAAGCAAAAAGCCATGTTATTAGCCTGTGGTTCCATTAGTGGGTATAATGATTCTTCGAAACTGGTATTTAAGAATTATGTCTCTGTTATAACGAAGAGATTAACCATTAAAGGGTTATTGTTGACTGACAACCTTAGTGAATTCCCTCAAGGTATGGCCAAATTGCAAGAATTAGTGCAAAAGGGATCACTTGATGTGGCTACCTCAGCAACTTTGAAGGATGCCACGGGTGATAAATTCCAAGAAGTTCCATTGATTTGGGATGGATTATTCAAGGGTACCAATAAGGGTAAATTGATAACTAAGGTCTGTGACTGCTGTTAG
- the NCAS0J00170 gene encoding sugar porter family MFS transporter — MSYEDFRDNYLLDYPLAPPEELPKKPLSDYIVACILSLAVAFGGFITGWDTGTISGIVAQEDFIQRFGERRSNGSHHLSNARTGIIVSLFNIGCAVGGIVLSRVGDKFGRKKGLMVVIVIYIVGVIVQISTQKAWYQYFIGRVVSGLGVGGIAVLCPMLISEISPKHLRGTCISFYQLMITAGIFLGYCTNYGTKDYNNSVQWRVPLGLSFAWALIMIVILFFVPESPRFLCEINDPEKAKRSIAKIHNVSVKDPSVQTEVDLIMSGVESEKLAGSASWRELLSTRTKVRQRVIMGIMILMLQQLTGDNYFFYYGTIVFRSVGLNDSFQTSIVFGVVNFFSTFFALYTVDNVGRRLMLLWAGAAMTACLIIYSSVGVTRLWPHGEGNGSSKGAGNCMIVFTSFYIFCYAMSWAPIPWVLVAESYPIRVKSKCMAVSAASNWIWGFLISFFTPFITSSINFYYGYVFVGCLVFSWFYVFFFIPETKGLSLEEIQTLWDEGVAPWKSAKWVRPSKRTYDYDLEKFQKDENPWYKAFN, encoded by the coding sequence ATGTCCTATGAGGATTTCAGGGATAACTACCTACTGGACTACCCTCTTGCGCCTCCAGAGGAGTTGCCTAAAAAACCATTATCTGACTATATAGTAGCATGCATATTATCCCTAGCCGTAGCATTCGGTGGATTCATTACTGGCTGGGATACAGGTACCATTTCAGGTATCGTCGCCCAGGAAGACTTTATACAAAGGTTCGGTGAGCGACGTAGCAACGGTTCACATCATTTGTCCAATGCAAGAACGGGGATTATCGTCTCCCTGTTCAATATAGGGTGTGCCGTTGGAGGGATTGTTTTATCCAGAGTTGGTGATAAATTTGGTAGAAAGAAAGGGCTGATGGTCGTCATCGTCATATATATTGTGGGGGTCATTGTACAAATATCCACACAAAAGGCCTGGtatcaatatttcattggAAGAGTCGTCTCAGGACTGGGTGTCGGTGGTATTGCCGTGTTATGTCCCATGTTaatttctgaaatttcaccAAAACATTTGAGAGGAACTTGCATATCATTTtatcaattgatgattaCCGCAGGGATCTTCCTGGGGTATTGTACCAATTATGGTACTAAAGATTATAACAATTCTGTGCAATGGAGAGTGCCCCTCGGGTTATCATTTGCATGGGCTTTAATTATGATTGTTATCTTATTTTTCGTTCCTGAATCACCTAGATTTCTTTGTGAAATAAATGACCCGGAAAAGGCAAAGAGATCCATCGCTAAGATCCATAACGTAAGTGTAAAGGATCCATCTGTACAAACTGAAGTCGATTTAATCATGTCAGGTGTAgaatctgaaaaattagcaGGTAGTGCATCGTGGCGTGAATTGTTATCCACAAGGACAAAAGTAAGACAAAGAGTAATTATGGGTATCATGATCTTAATGTTACAACAATTGACTGGTGAtaattatttcttctaCTATGGTACAATTGTGTTTAGATCTGTCGGATTAAACGATTCTTTCCAAACATCCATCGTCTTTGGTGTCgtcaatttcttttcaacgTTCTTCGCTCTATATACAGTGGATAACGTCGGTCGAAGATTAATGTTACTTTGGGCGGGTGCCGCAATGACTGCATGcttaattatttattcatcTGTCGGTGTGACAAGATTATGGCCACACGGTGAAGGTAATGGCTCATCTAAGGGTGCAGGTAATTGTATGATCGTGTTCACCTCATTTTACATTTTCTGCTACGCCATGAGTTGGGCACCAATCCCATGGGTTCTTGTTGCAGAATCATACCCAATAAGAGTTAAATCAAAATGTATGGCAGTGTCAGCAGCATCAAATTGGATATGGGGGTTTCTTATCAGTTTCTTCACTCCATTTATTACATCTTCcattaatttttattatggTTATGTCTTTGTTGGCTGTCTAGTATTTTCATGGTTTTATgtgtttttcttcattcCTGAAACAAAGGGTTTGtcattagaagaaattcaaactcTTTGGGATGAAGGTGTAGCACCTTGGAAATCCGCTAAATGGGTTCGTCCATCGAAAAGAACTTATGATTATGATCTagaaaaattccaaaaggatgaaaatCCATGGTATAAAGcatttaattaa
- the NCAS0J00200 gene encoding uncharacterized protein yields the protein MSDYQEKLVPAKESRGSSLASFPSSLSMDFSEATIPLESFRTRSRLLLNRIFASLKKKQVYKFVAILLLVTCVTVLRNGRNEPSLFTAVNKNTVSKKKDLLNVDISKQLRFIPWSKLPLNEETTNQQFKKAGVTGFVSNLVAIRDTFKCEDCIYDNTIEYSDWSELLEDDLIALRRQMLKRNNALSKEVKDKKEDDWSEEKIIKEHWFRFGGAPIWLETEQCFLVFTRLGYTRGNKGHPHVSLIRAQAFDRDWKEIQNKRIPFSDVVMPSDLDKELQLLDRELGASSCDPLQGEPTMYEECIVEKTKNSLKSTQRREEILSRYFLTFPTIIDVPFVFHGDLNGPEDPHVILRKTESMEEPVLVFNMLDEVEKKRRIFSFMPFRKIDPLVKFTVPSLKLNEKEKNWTPFFHNDFHNSKLSRGTIHFIYSFKPLRILQCSLNDGICDVVFGKTERSSDDDKDGETYGSMRGGTQFYKLPSVLPGIEDKTMWLGFPKLHLFNSGCNTHYYRPMMALLVEEKGTYNLELEVPVLDFGLDVKSWNLKGYYCDHISILSPNSIAYWEVVNQDPVTKEYEDYLAVSMSEADTFSRVIVLKGVLNYILGIYRDKQINESFQLGDEASIASAKTLKCMDEFARQQSSKYDKSHPKP from the coding sequence ATGTCAGATTACCAGGAAAAGCTGGTGCCCGCGAAGGAGTCGAGGGGGTCTTCACTAGCTAGCTTCCCGTCCAGTTTGTCAATGGATTTCAGCGAGGCTACCATACCGTTGGAATCCTTCAGGACCAGGTCGAGGCTCTTACTGAATAGAATATTTGCATCCCTAAAGAAAAAGCAAGTTTACAAATTCGTAGCGATTCTTCTCTTGGTCACTTGTGTGACTGTGTTGAGAAATGGAAGGAATGAACCTTCGTTGTTTACCGCCGTCAACAAGAATACTGTCTCtaagaagaaagatttgCTTAATGTGGATATATCGAAACAATTGAGATTTATTCCATGGTCCAAGCTACCATTGAATGAGGAGACGACGAACCAACAATTCAAGAAGGCTGGGGTTACTGGGTTTGTATCTAATTTGGTCGCCATTAGGGACACATTTAAATGTGAAGACTGTATATATGATAACACAATAGAATATTCCGATTGGAGTGAACTTCTAGAAGACGATTTAATTGCGTTAAGACGCCAAATGTTGAAGAGAAATAATGCTCTTTCAAAAGAAGTCAAAGATAAGAAAGAGGACGATTGgtcagaagaaaaaatcataAAGGAACATTGGTTTAGATTCGGTGGTGCACCTATATGGTTGGAGACAGAGCAATGTTTCTTGGTGTTTACTAGACTAGGTTATACCAGAGGTAACAAAGGTCATCCTCACGTTTCCCTGATTAGAGCCCAAGCCTTCGATAGAGATTGGaaggaaattcaaaataaacGTATCCCATTTAGTGATGTCGTCATGCCCTCCGATTTAGACAAAGAATTACAATTACTGGATAGAGAGTTGGGTGCCAGCTCATGTGACCCGCTCCAAGGTGAGCCAACCATGTATGAAGAATGTATTGTGGAAAAGACTAAGAATTCTTTGAAGAGTACACAAAGAAGAGAGGAAATCTTATCAAGATATTTCTTAACATTCCCTACAATCATTGATGTGCCATTTGTATTCCATGGTGACTTGAACGGACCGGAGGATCCACACGTCATCTTGAGGAAGACAGAATCCATGGAGGAACCAGTATTGGTGTTCAATATGCTCGATGAAGTGGaaaaaaagagaagaatcTTTTCGTTCATGCCATTCAGGAAGATTGATCCCCTAGTGAAATTTACTGTTCCAAGCTTGAAATTAAacgaaaaggaaaaaaattggacACCTTTCTTCCATAATGATTTCCATAATAGTAAACTATCCAGAGGTACCattcatttcatttataGTTTCAAGCCCTTAAGGATATTGCAATGTTCTCTAAATGATGGTATTTGTGATGTTGTATTCGGGAAAACTGAACGGAGTTCAGATGACGATAAGGATGGTGAGACCTATGGTAGCATGCGTGGTGGGACACAATTTTATAAACTTCCATCTGTTTTACCTGGTATTGAAGATAAAACCATGTGGTTAGGGTTCCCCAAATTACATTTATTCAATAGTGGTTGTAATACTCATTATTATAGGCCCATGATGGCGTTGTTGGTGGAGGAGAAAGGTACTTATAACTTAGAATTGGAAGTACCGGTATTAGATTTCGGCCTTGATGTGAAATCGTGGAACTTGAAAGGGTATTATTGTGATCATATTAGTATTTTGAGTCCGAATTCCATTGCCTATTGGGAAGTGGTTAACCAAGATCCAGTAACCAAGGAATATGAAGATTATCTTGCTGTGTCGATGAGTGAAGCAGACACCTTCTCTAGAGTGATTGTATTGAAGGGTGTCTTGAATTACATTCTGGGTATCTACAGGGATAAGCAAATCAATGAGAGTTTTCAACTTGGTGATGAAGCTTCTATTGCTTCAGCTAAGACTTTAAAATGTATGGACGAGTTTGCAAGACAGCAATCTAGCAAATACGACAAATCACATCCCAAACCTTGA
- the SIC1 gene encoding cyclin-dependent protein serine/threonine kinase inhibiting protein SIC1 (ancestral locus Anc_8.5), with amino-acid sequence MDPATPPRSRSNGSSTATARNQNRFSNVNSSNNDNILQTPNKNSSLSIRPPVTPSTVQKFKNQPFLQPPNAALNRRGNTGLKSPEISPFIRRSSIGLNLTNDNSRLVKSANNLQAVSKVLFPTSASPSTSPDNLELLPPNTSASFSSFTFSQDRSTSPTPKTKRTNHDIFDSQFQINYEQQQQPLQSQKIQKIVPGTPSDKIITTPQDPSEREQMDTDVDSELEDENIIIKNDVSSYNPFMDSKVPTREERLQRRQKLISENPDIEDTITYINKRDKTKVTKIKLDKEQRESYKPRMLFEDEIYNDQDKQ; translated from the coding sequence ATGGATCCTGCTACCCCTCCAAGATCAAGATCAAATGGATCTAGTACCGCCACAGCAAGAAACCAAAACAGGTTTTCCAATGTGAACTCCTCCAACAACgataatattcttcaaacgCCAAATAAAAACTCCTCTTTGTCCATTAGACCCCCAGTGACACCAAGCACTGTACAGAAATTCAAGAACCAACCATTCTTACAGCCTCCCAATGCTGCTTTAAACAGAAGAGGTAACACAGGTTTGAAATCACCAGAGATTTCTCCCTTTATAAGGAGATCCTCCATTGGCTTAAATCTTACAAATGATAATAGTAGACTCGTAAAGAGTGCCAACAATTTACAGGCTGTAAGTAAAGTATTGTTCCCTACGTCGGCATCCCCATCTACCTCACCGGATAATTTGGAACTGCTGCCGCCAAATACTTCTGCTTCATTCTCATCATTCACATTCTCACAGGACAGATCAACGTCACCTACGCCCAAGACTAAGAGGACAAATCATGACATATTTGATTCtcaattccaaataaattatgaacaacaacagcaaccaTTACAATCTCAAAAGATACAGAAAATAGTTCCTGGAACGCCCAGTGATAAGATAATAACAACTCCACAGGATCCCTCAGAGAGGGAGCAGATGGATACGGATGTAGATTCCGAGTTGGAAGATGAGAAtataattattaaaaatgaCGTATCGAGTTACAATCCATTCATGGACTCTAAAGTCCCAACGAGAGAAGAACGTTTACAAAGAAGACAAAAACTTATCAGCGAAAATCCAGATATTGAAGATACAATCACTTACATTAATAAGAGAGATAAGACAAAAGTGACTAAGATAAAATTGGATAAGGAACAGAGAGAATCTTATAAACCAAGAATGCTATTCGAGGACGAAATATATAATGATCAGGATAaacaataa
- the NCAS0J00180 gene encoding uncharacterized protein has product MSGDYGVLLSGEESRKSPEHGSPVSFSMDFSEAAIPLESFTTRIRLLLNRIFASLKKNQVYKLIAILLLVTCVTVLSHGRNEPFLFSTAAVNKNTVSKKKDLLNVDISNQLRFIPWSKLPLSKETTKQHFKEAGVTGFVSNLVATRDTFKCEDCIYDNTIEYSDWSELLEDDLIALRRQMLKRNNALSKEVKDKKEDDWSEEKIIKEHWFRFGGAPIWLETEQCFLVFTRLGYTRGNKGHPHVSLIRAQAFDRDWKEIQNKRIPFSDVVMPSDLDKELQLLDRELGASSCDPLQGEPTMYEECIVEKTKNSLKSTQRREEILSRYFLTFPTIIDVPFVFHGDLNGPEDPHVILRKTESMEEPVLVFNMLDEVEKKRRIFSFMPFRKIDPLVKFTVPSLKLNEKEKNWTPFFHNDFHNSKLSRGTIHFIYSFKPLRILQCSLNDGICDVVFGKTERSSDDDKDGETYGSMRGGTQFYKLPSVLPGIEDKTMWLGFPKLHLFNSGCNTHYYRPMMALLVEEKGTYNLELEVPVLDFGLDVKSWNLKGYYCDHISILSPNSIAYWEVVNQDPVTKEYEDYLAVSMSEADTFSRVIVLKGVLNYILGIYRDKQINESFQLGDEASIASAKTLKCMDEFARQQSSKYDKSHPKP; this is encoded by the coding sequence ATGTCAGGCGATTACGGAGTACTGTTGTCTGGCGAGGAATCGAGGAAGTCACCTGAACATGGCTCCCCAGTCAGCTTCTCAATGGATTTCAGCGAGGCTGCCATACCGTTGGAATCCTTCACGACAAGAATAAGGCTTTTACTGAATAGAATATTTGCAtccttgaagaaaaatcaagTTTACAAACTAATAGCGATTCTCCTCTTGGTCACTTGTGTGACTGTGTTGAGTCATGGAAGAAATGAACCTTTCTTGTTTTCTACCGCCGCTGTCAACAAGAATACTGTCTCtaagaagaaagatttgCTTAATGTGGATATATCGAATCAATTGAGATTTATACCATGGTCCAAACTACCGTTAAGTAAGGAGACGACGAAGCAACACTTCAAAGAGGCTGGGGTTACTGGGTTTGTATCTAATTTGGTCGCCACTAGGGACACATTTAAATGTGAAGACTGTATATATGATAACACAATAGAATATTCCGATTGGAGTGAACTTCTAGAAGACGATTTAATTGCGTTAAGACGCCAAATGTTGAAGAGAAATAATGCTCTTTCAAAAGAAGTCAAAGATAAGAAAGAGGACGATTGgtcagaagaaaaaatcataAAGGAACATTGGTTTAGATTCGGTGGTGCACCTATATGGTTGGAGACAGAGCAATGTTTCTTGGTGTTTACTAGACTAGGTTATACCAGAGGTAACAAAGGTCATCCTCACGTTTCCCTGATTAGAGCCCAAGCCTTCGATAGAGATTGGaaggaaattcaaaataaacGTATCCCATTTAGTGATGTCGTCATGCCCTCCGATTTAGACAAAGAATTACAATTACTGGATAGAGAGTTGGGTGCCAGCTCATGTGACCCGCTCCAAGGTGAGCCAACCATGTATGAAGAATGTATTGTGGAAAAGACTAAGAATTCTTTGAAGAGTACACAAAGAAGAGAGGAAATCTTATCAAGATATTTCTTAACATTCCCTACAATCATTGATGTGCCATTTGTATTCCATGGTGACTTGAACGGACCGGAGGATCCACACGTCATCTTGAGGAAGACAGAATCCATGGAGGAACCAGTATTGGTGTTCAATATGCTCGATGAAGTGGaaaaaaagagaagaatcTTTTCGTTCATGCCATTCAGGAAGATTGATCCCCTAGTGAAATTTACTGTTCCAAGCTTGAAATTAAacgaaaaggaaaaaaattggacACCTTTCTTCCATAATGATTTCCATAATAGTAAACTATCCAGAGGTACCattcatttcatttataGTTTCAAGCCCTTAAGGATATTGCAATGTTCTCTAAATGATGGTATTTGTGATGTTGTATTCGGGAAAACTGAACGGAGTTCAGATGACGATAAGGATGGTGAGACCTATGGTAGCATGCGTGGTGGGACACAATTTTATAAACTTCCATCTGTTTTACCTGGTATTGAAGATAAAACCATGTGGTTAGGGTTCCCCAAATTACATTTATTCAATAGTGGTTGTAATACTCATTATTATAGGCCCATGATGGCGTTGTTGGTGGAGGAGAAAGGTACTTATAACTTAGAATTGGAAGTACCGGTATTAGATTTCGGCCTTGATGTGAAATCGTGGAACTTGAAAGGGTATTATTGTGATCATATTAGTATTTTGAGTCCGAATTCCATTGCCTATTGGGAAGTGGTTAACCAAGATCCAGTAACCAAGGAATATGAAGATTATCTTGCTGTATCGATGAGTGAAGCAGACACCTTCTCTAGAGTGATTGTATTGAAGGGTGTCTTGAATTACATTCTGGGTATCTACAGGGATAAGCAAATCAATGAGAGTTTTCAACTTGGTGATGAAGCCTCTATTGCTTCAGCAAAGACTTTAAAATGTATGGACGAGTTTGCAAGACAGCAATCTAGCAAATACGACAAGTCACATCCCAAACCTTGA